Genomic window (Deltaproteobacteria bacterium):
TGCCACGTGGAGCGCCTTGTTCGGTCCGCCCCAGTTTCCTCGTCATGCTCACGCACTTCGTGTTTGCGGCAACCCGACGCGGCAATCTTCGTCGGACAATCGCGGAGCAGATCGGTGCTCCCCTAGTTTGGAGAACCGACCCATTTGCGCATCTCGAAACGCTAAGATGAACTTGCTTCACCCCCGGGCACGGGACCACCCATTGCTTGGCGGAGTCGCGTCCGATCGCCTTGCTTCCACGCCTCAATCAACTGGCCACCCTTGTCGCTGACATTCACCGTATACGTGACGATCTGCCAATTGTTGTTCGATTTCTGATCGACCGACGCCAGCCCGGCTGCGATCAATCTTCCGAAGTGAAGCAGCCCATCGCCGGAAACTACCAGGAAGTCCTTCTTGCAGGATTCGAGAAAGAGCAGCCGGTCAATCGCTTCGACATCGAATGCTCGCGTAATCGCAACCAACATCGCCTTATACACGTAAATCGACTCCTGCGTTATCGTGCCGCGGTGGTACAGGGCATGGTCAGTGGGACACAGTGCGATGAGATTAGACGGATCGTCGTTTCCCCCCGCTGACACCTCCCAGATGTGGTGCATGTCCAGCGCGAGGATGTTGCGGCAGGTGGGAACGGCGCACCGGTACCCTGACTCGGTTAGCACAATCAACCGAGTCTTGAGCGGCAGATTGTCCCGCTCGCGGGGCCTGGACTTGGACTTGGTGGTCTTCTTGACCATGGCTGCTGGCTCAGCGTTTCGGAGGGATCACTTGCCGTCGAGGAGAATCGTCTTGATTATTGATTTCGGCAGTCGTCGAAAGAGATTGCTCCATTCAAACAAGATTGTTCCATCCTCCTCAATCTTCTGACGCAATAGGTCAGCCTCACGCAACGGCTTGAGGTGGTAGTCAAGAGCCGGCCCACTATTGAAGTTGAAGTGCGCCTGGAGATGCGACCGAGTTCGGGGCGTCTCGCACTCCCTCATGATCTTTTTCGCGTCTTTCGTCTTCAGATGCGCCTCAACATACTTCTTCACTTCGGGCGCATTTGAGATGGCTTCGATCGTCTCAATCGCGTT
Coding sequences:
- a CDS encoding HNH endonuclease, whose product is MVKKTTKSKSRPRERDNLPLKTRLIVLTESGYRCAVPTCRNILALDMHHIWEVSAGGNDDPSNLIALCPTDHALYHRGTITQESIYVYKAMLVAITRAFDVEAIDRLLFLESCKKDFLVVSGDGLLHFGRLIAAGLASVDQKSNNNWQIVTYTVNVSDKGGQLIEAWKQGDRTRLRQAMGGPVPGGEASSS